CCACGTCGGGCGCGGCCACATACCGCCCTTCCTTGTGAGCGATGGGAACCCGGATGACATCGCCTTTCCGGTAGCCCGCAGTAAACGGCGAGGTGTCGTTCTCGACCCTGAGGTAGACGTGGCGCGAGATGAACTTCGGGTAGGCGTTGAGGGTGAATGTCCCCGGGATCAGTCCCGCTTCCGAACCGATCTGTGCCCCGTTGCAGATGCCGAGGATGAGCCGCCCCTCACGGGCATGCCGGAGAATGTCCTGCATGACCGGTGTTCGTGCGGCGATCGCTCCTGCCCGGAGATAATCTCCGTACGAGAACCCGCCGGGAAGAACGATTCCGTCATAGTTCCGCTGCAGTCCGTCCTTGTACCAGACGAGATCGGTATCGACGCCGCAGACCTCTTCGAGGACGTAGAGCGTATCCCGATCGCAGTTGCTCCCGCCGAACTGGACGACCGCAAACCTCATTCTGCGACCTCAACAGTGTAGTGGTGGATGACGGGGTTTGCGAGCAGGCGTTCGCACATCTTCTCCGCCTCCGCTGCTGCATCTTCGGCGCTCGGTGCGTCCAGCGTGAGCCGGAAGAGCCGTGCAGTCCGGAGCGCCTCGGTCTCGAAACCGAGATTGGCGAGGGCGTGCCGTATCGCACGCGCCTCGGGGTCGAGCATTCCTTCTTTCAGTGCAATGGTTATGGTTACATCATACTTCATGGCAGTCTTCCTCCGGTGATCAGGAGATAATACGCTTCGCCACCTTTGCGTATTCGGTCATAACGTCTCCTTTGTTGAACCGGTATACGTCTTTGTCCATCGACTGACGGGTTTCCTTGTCCCAGAGCCGCATTGAGTCCATGCTGATCTCGTCGCCGAGGTGGATGGTGCCGTCGCGGCGCCCGAACTCCATTTTGAAGTCGACAAGGATGATGCCGCGTGCGTCGAGGTGGTCTTTGAGCAGTTCGTTGATGGCCAGTGCGTTTGCCTTGATCTGGTCGAGTTCCTCGCGGGTCGTGAGCCGGAGTGCCAGGATCAGGTCGTCGTTGAGCATCGGGTCGTGCCGGGAGTCGTCTTTGTAGTCGATCACGATCACGGGCGGATCGAGGGGCGCTCCCTCGGTGAAGGGGTAGCGCCGCACGATGGAACCGGCCGCAACGTTCCGGACGATGACTTCGAGCGGGATCATCGTTAGATCCCTGACAGCCATCGTGATCGGATCGATCATGCCGAGGAAGTGGGTCTTTATCCCGCGCTCCTCGAGGTACCGGAAGAAGAATGCGGAGACTTCGGTGTTGTACCCGCCTTTTCCCCCGAGTACGTCTTTCTTCTCGCCGTCAAACGCCGTGATGTCGTCCCGGAACCGCATGATCAGGGTGCCCTGTTCATCCGACCGGTAGACGGATTTTGCCTTGCCCTGATACAGAAGGTCAAGTTGCTTCATAGCCGGATCTCTCCTCTCTCTATAGGCCTTCTTATAGAATGATATTATGGTTCGCCGCCACTTCCGACGGCATCAAGACGGGCACAAAGCTCGTCCACGAGCGGCTTGAGCGCCGGGGACACCCACCCTTTCTTGATGAACCGGGGGTAGATGCAGAGGCGCTCTTTCAGGACTGCGTCACCCGCGACCCGGCGGAGTTCGTCCATCTCCGGCCAGGGATGCTCCGGGTTGACGTAGTCGATGGTGAGGGGGGATACCCCGCCGAGGTCGTTCACGCCGCAGTCGATGAGGCGTGCGGCGTCGGCGAGGTTCGGGGGGATCTGCACCGCCACCTCCGGCGGGAGGATCTCCCGTGCAAGCGCGATGGTGGTGCAGAGTTCCTCGCTGCCCGGTACGCGGGCATGCTCCATCGGCGTCCCGACTTTCGGGCAGAAGTTCTGGACGATGACCTCCTGGATATGGTCGTAACGCCGGTGGAGGTCGCGGATCACCCGGAGCGACTCTTCACGGTCGTCTTCGGTCTCGCCGATCCCGATGAGGATGCCGGTGGTGAACGGTATCCGGAGTTTTCCTGCATTCTCCATCATCTCGATCCGCACCGCCGGTTCTTTTCCGGGCGATGCGGCATGCGCCGGAACGTCGGCCGTCGTCTCGAGCATCAGACCCATGCTGGCGTTGACCTCACGGAGCCGCTCGAGTTCCGCGTATGACAGGATCCCGGCGTTGGTATGCGGCAGCAGGCCTGCATCGATGCTCGCCCTGCAGAGGTCGTAGCAGTAGTCGAGGATATCGGCGTACCCGAGGAGCGCGAGCCGTTCGGAGAACCCCGGGACTTTTCCCGGGCGCTCCCCAAACGTGAAGAGCGCCTCCGTGCATCCGAGGGCGGCCCCCCGCTCCAGGGTGGCGAGGACGTCGGCAGGCGGCATGATGCATCCATCCCCGACCGGGGTCTGGAAGCAGCAGTAACTGCAACGGTTGAAGCAGACGCTCGTTAAGGGGAGGAACACGTTCTTTGAGAAGGTGATCTGCCGGCGGTGCATGGTAGTACTTCGGCACAGTTCCTCTTCAACTTTCGGACAGGCGGAACGACGCTCTTTGCCGCCTGTCCCCGCGTCCTTCGCAGATGCCGGTCGGCCTGGAAACAGGCGGATTCGTTTCTGCATCTCCGGTGCCGGAGCCATATGGAACGATGCCTTTTTGTCGGTAACCGGACAACCGGATTTCAATGTATTTTCATGCTCTCATCCCCTTCAAGCCGGTTAACCCAAAGACCCGGCTTTCCTGCGTTCTCAGTCAGGAGGAACGCGAGGCGTTTGCACGAGCGATGCTCGACGACGTCATCGCCGCCGTGCTGAAGTCCGGGTGCAGCGCGACGCTCCTCTGTACGAGTGCCTTCGAGCGTGGCGATGCTCTGGTCGCCGTTCGCAAAGAGCCGCTTAACGAGGCAATCAACTGGGCGCTCGCCCAGTTCCACTGCCCGGCACTCATCATCATGGCCGATCTCCCGCTCGTGCGGGCAGGCGACATCCAGCGCCTCGTCTCGACCGGGAAGGATATGGCCATCGTACCGGGGCGGGGCGGGGGCACGAATGCGATCTTCTTAAAGAAACCCCGCTGCTTCCGCGCCGACTTCTACGGGGCGAGTTTCCTCGATCATATGCGGATCGCTGAGGAATGCGGGTTTACCGTGGATGTCATCGACTCGTTCCGGATGTCGACGGATATGGATGAACAGGAGGATCTCGTTGAGATTCTCATCCACGGAAAAGGGAAGAGCAGGGAGTATCTAGAGGGGCTTGGTTTTTCCCTCTCGATCGAGAAGGGCAGGGTTAGCGTGAAGCGCAGTCCCCATGAAGAGGCACTCTGAAGCGTCGATTGTGGCTATCCCGGTGTAGTCGCCGATGGGGAGACCCGATCCGCGGACGACCGCGGCCGGGACGCACTCATCGGCTTCGCCCATGACGAGTTCCGCTGCGGAAGCAATGCAGTCGGCGACGGCACGCTTCGTGACGTGCAGTTCCCTGCCGAAGAGATCGGTTCTGCCGCACTCGTCGATAACCGCCAGAAGTCCCGAGCACCCGATGGCGACGCCGCTCGATCCGAGGCGCATGGCGTGTGTCCGGCTGTCGGCCACGATCACTCCCGTATCGGCGCCGCACCGTTTCCGGATCCCTTCGCGTATCCTCGCCGCGCTTTTGTCGGGGTCGGCGGGGAGGAGGACGACCGAGCCAGCGGGGGCGTTCGATGCGTCGATCCCAGCGTTCGGGAGAAGCGTTCCGTTCTTCAGGCAGAGCAGGAACCCGTCGATTCCTCCGACCACCTTCTCGCTCTCGGAGAGGACGATCTCTGCGAGGCGGGGGTCTATCCGGTGTTGCGCGCCGAGGGCGGTTGCGGCCGCCGACGGCTCAACTGAATCGAGAGCGACGATTCTTCCCTCTGCGGTGGCGACCGCCGACTCGGCGATGACGATGATGTCGCCGTCACGGAAAGCGCCGCACCCGGCATCAGCGGAGGCGTCGATCAGGTGATCGACCATATCGTCGCCGGCGTGTATGAGTTCGGTCTTGAGGCCGTAGACGCAGAATACATTTTCTTTCATTGTTCCACCATCTTTTGGTATACGGCGAGCAGATCCGCGGTCTCGGCGACATCGTGCGACCGGACGACCGCCGCTCCGCGCTCGACGAGCATCATGGTGAGTGCAAGGGTGCCGGCAAGACGCTCCTCAGGAGGTTTCCCGAGCAGATCGCCGAGGAGTGATTTTCGCGAGACCGCTGCAAGGAGCGGGCGATCGAATGCGGTGAAGGCATGGAAGTTCCTGCAGAGCTCCCAGTCCTCCTCGCTTCCCCGTTCCGGAATCCACCTCCCGACGCCGGGGTCGAGGATGAACTCCTCGATCTCATGCTCCTCGCAGCGGCCGACGACTGTCGCGAGCGCCTGCATGGTGGCATCGAATCCCACCGCATCGCCGGGCCTGGCGACGCTTGCCATGGCGAAGACGGGGAGGCCTGAATCGGTTGCAATTGTTGCATACTCCCTGTCGGCAAGCCCGTTAATATCATTGATCGCATGGATCTCGTGCTTTAAGCAGACGCGGAGCACCTCCGGGTGCATCGTGTCGACCGAGATGGTAAGCCCGGACCCGTCGAGCTCGCCGAGTGCCGAGTCGATCCGTTCCGCCTCCCCGGCTACGGTCAGGGGCGGTGCACCCGGGGCGGTGCTCCGGGCGCCGATATCGATAAAATCCGCTCCCCGGTCGTGCATCGCAAAAGCCCGGTCTCGGATGTCCGGAGTTGCGGTATACGATCCGGAAAAAAATGATTCGGGGCTGGCGTTGATCACGCCCATGAGGCGGACGGGGGCACTGCCGCCTATCGGGATCTGATTTACAGAACAGATATGCATGCCTTCCGCTCTGCAGCCTTGAAGGTCTGCTCCATGAGCGTCGCGATCGTCATCGGGCCGACCCCGCCCGGCACCGGCGTGATGGCACCTGCCCGTTCCCGCACGGCCTCGAAGTCCACGTCGCCGCAGAGTTTGCCGTTCTCGTTGTAGTTGATCCCGACGTCGATGACCGTCGCCCCTTCTTTCACCATATCGGCTCTGACGAACCCTGCCTTACCGACGGCACTGACGAGGATATCGGCGGAACGCATCTCGTCAGCAAGGTTCTGGGTTTTGCTGTGGCAGATGGTCACCGTGGCGTCGGCGTTGAGGAGAAGAGCTGCCATCGGGCGGCCGACGTCGATGCTCCGTCCGACGACGACGGCGCGTTTCCCGGCTATCTCGATCCCGTACTCGGCGAGGATGGTCATGATCCCCTTCGGGGTGCAGGGCGCATAGACGGGAGTTCCTGCAAGGAGGCGTCCGAGGTTATAGGGATGGAATCCGTCGACATCCTTCTCCGGCGAGACCGCCTCGATCACGCGGGTGGTGTCGATCTGCTTCGGGAGGGGGAGCTGCACCAGGATCCCGTTGATATCGGGGTCGTTGTTTAAGCGGGCGACCGTCTCAAGCAGGCGCTCGGTGGTTGTGTCTTCTGGGAGTTCGATGCCGATCGAACCGATCCCGACCCTTTCGCACGCCCGGTGCTTCATCCTGACATAGAGCTGCGATCCGGGGTCTTCTCCGACGATGATGGTTGCGAGCCGGGGGTAGAGCCCCGACTCTTCGATCCGCTCCTTGAGTATCTCGAGCCTCTTTTCAGAGACCTTCTTGCCGTCTAATATCATATCACTTCAGGATACAGGGGATACCTGCTTGCGAGGGCCGTGACCTCCGCCTTCACTTCGCTGATGGCCTTCTTTGAGGTCTTGTCCCGGGCGATGTCCTTGAGGACGCGGGCGATCCAGTATGCTATCTGCTTCATCTCCGCTTCTTTCATGCCGCGCGAGGTCACCGCGGGAGTGCCGATCCTGAGGCCGCTCGTGACGAAGGGACTGAGTTGTTCGCGGGGGATGGTATTCTTGTTGACGGTGATCCCCGCTTCGCCGAGGGCGTTCTCCGCCGCAAGCCCGGTCAGGTGGTCGCCGTTCGTGGAGAGCCCCGTCAGGTCGAGGAGAATTAAGTGGTTGTCGGTGCCGCCGGAGACGATATCGAGCCCTTCTTCGGCAAGGACGTCGGCTATCGCTTTCGCGTTCTTGATGACCTGCCCGCAGTACTCCTTGAAGGACGGGTGCATGGCCTCTTTGAAGCAGACTGCCTTCGCCGTGATGACATGCATCAGCGGTCCGCCCTGCATGCCGGGGAAGACCGACTTGTCGATGGCGGGAGCGTCCTCTTTCCTGCACATGATGGCACCGCCGCGGGGGCCGCGGAGGGTCTTGTGCGTCGTGGTCGTCACGAAGTCGACCACACCGACCGGCGAGTTGTGGTAGCCGGTTGCGCAGAGACCTGCGATGTGGGCGATGTCGGCCATACAGTATGCATCGACCGATTCGGCGATCTCCTGGAACGCTTTGAAGTCGATCTCACGCGGGTACGCGCTCGCACCGCAGACGATCATGGAGGGCTTGACGATCCGCGCCATCGCTTCGAGGTTCGCGTAGTCGAGCGTCTCGGTCTCGGGGTCGACACCGTACTGGAAGATCGAGTACCACTTGCCGCTGATATTGACCGGTGATCCGTGGGAGAGGTGGCCGCCCTGCGAGAGGTTCTGGCTCATTATCCTGTCCTTGTAGTTCAGGTATGCAAAGTAGACTGCCTGGTTTGCCTGGCTCCCGGAGTGGGGCTGCACATTGGCGTGTTCCGCTCCGAAGAGTTCGCACAGCCTGTCGCGCGCCAGATTTTCCACGACATCGTGATATTCGCAACCGCCGTAGTATCGCTTGCCGGGATACCCCTCCGCATATTTGTTGGTCATTATTGACCCCATTGCCTCGAGGACGTTCTTGCTCACGACGTTTTCGGAGGCAATAAGTTCCAATCCATTGAGCTGGCGCAGACGCTCGCACTCGATGAGATCTGCAACTTCTGGATCGAATTCAGCCAGACTAGACATGTAAAAAAAGGTAGCCTTGAAGAGGTAATAGTCTTTCTTCCCCGGATTCAAATGAAATATTAATACGTAATCACCATCAAGGTTAGTTTCGAGGGAAATAATGGCACAGAAAGATGCACGAATCCGGTTTCTCGAGCGGGAACTTGCTGAGCGGGAAGGGGAAATGGAAAAGTTAAAAGGGGTGGAAACGGTGGAATTTTCAGACAATGACGATGAGCGTCTGCGCGGCGTTGAGCGGAAGATCAAGGAGATTGAAGCACTGATGAAGGGTCTGACCGAAGAGATGCTCGATCTCAAATCGATCGTCATGAAGATGCAGCGCCAGACCGAGGAGCGCATGAAGATGCCCGTCGCTGCAGTGCCGGCGGCCGTCGAGCCGGAGCCCCGGAAAGCCGTCCGCCCTGCAGAACCGGAGCAGACGGTGCCGACGCAGAACGTCAGGCGTGTCAGCCGGACCGATCCGCTGGTCAGGCCGACGGCGGTGCCGCGGCAGAGTCTGGTGACACCCCAGGCACGCCCCGCTCCCCGCGCCGCTCCGGTGCCCGAACCGGAAGACACCACCGATATGGAACTTATCATGCAGAACGACGGAACGCTGAAACCGGAGAAGAGGACGGGTTCCGAGTATATCGTTGCGAGCAACAAATATCAGAATAAGGTTATGGGCGGCAAGAGGAAGGGCTCGTCTGACCGTATCGTCGTCGCG
This sequence is a window from Methanoculleus taiwanensis. Protein-coding genes within it:
- the purQ gene encoding phosphoribosylformylglycinamidine synthase I — translated: MRFAVVQFGGSNCDRDTLYVLEEVCGVDTDLVWYKDGLQRNYDGIVLPGGFSYGDYLRAGAIAARTPVMQDILRHAREGRLILGICNGAQIGSEAGLIPGTFTLNAYPKFISRHVYLRVENDTSPFTAGYRKGDVIRVPIAHKEGRYVAAPDVVDRLNREDRIAFRFCDENGAVTPESNPNGSTENITGVLGGDMCNVMVMMPHPERASESALGSDAGIRIFTSMIAHVEQQK
- the purS gene encoding phosphoribosylformylglycinamidine synthase subunit PurS; translated protein: MKYDVTITIALKEGMLDPEARAIRHALANLGFETEALRTARLFRLTLDAPSAEDAAAEAEKMCERLLANPVIHHYTVEVAE
- the purC gene encoding phosphoribosylaminoimidazolesuccinocarboxamide synthase codes for the protein MKQLDLLYQGKAKSVYRSDEQGTLIMRFRDDITAFDGEKKDVLGGKGGYNTEVSAFFFRYLEERGIKTHFLGMIDPITMAVRDLTMIPLEVIVRNVAAGSIVRRYPFTEGAPLDPPVIVIDYKDDSRHDPMLNDDLILALRLTTREELDQIKANALAINELLKDHLDARGIILVDFKMEFGRRDGTIHLGDEISMDSMRLWDKETRQSMDKDVYRFNKGDVMTEYAKVAKRIIS
- the cofG gene encoding 7,8-didemethyl-8-hydroxy-5-deazariboflavin synthase CofG — translated: MHRRQITFSKNVFLPLTSVCFNRCSYCCFQTPVGDGCIMPPADVLATLERGAALGCTEALFTFGERPGKVPGFSERLALLGYADILDYCYDLCRASIDAGLLPHTNAGILSYAELERLREVNASMGLMLETTADVPAHAASPGKEPAVRIEMMENAGKLRIPFTTGILIGIGETEDDREESLRVIRDLHRRYDHIQEVIVQNFCPKVGTPMEHARVPGSEELCTTIALAREILPPEVAVQIPPNLADAARLIDCGVNDLGGVSPLTIDYVNPEHPWPEMDELRRVAGDAVLKERLCIYPRFIKKGWVSPALKPLVDELCARLDAVGSGGEP
- the cofC gene encoding 2-phospho-L-lactate guanylyltransferase encodes the protein MYFHALIPFKPVNPKTRLSCVLSQEEREAFARAMLDDVIAAVLKSGCSATLLCTSAFERGDALVAVRKEPLNEAINWALAQFHCPALIIMADLPLVRAGDIQRLVSTGKDMAIVPGRGGGTNAIFLKKPRCFRADFYGASFLDHMRIAEECGFTVDVIDSFRMSTDMDEQEDLVEILIHGKGKSREYLEGLGFSLSIEKGRVSVKRSPHEEAL
- the cofE gene encoding coenzyme F420-0:L-glutamate ligase, whose product is MKENVFCVYGLKTELIHAGDDMVDHLIDASADAGCGAFRDGDIIVIAESAVATAEGRIVALDSVEPSAAATALGAQHRIDPRLAEIVLSESEKVVGGIDGFLLCLKNGTLLPNAGIDASNAPAGSVVLLPADPDKSAARIREGIRKRCGADTGVIVADSRTHAMRLGSSGVAIGCSGLLAVIDECGRTDLFGRELHVTKRAVADCIASAAELVMGEADECVPAAVVRGSGLPIGDYTGIATIDASECLFMGTALHANPALLDREGKTKPL
- the folP gene encoding dihydropteroate synthase, giving the protein MHICSVNQIPIGGSAPVRLMGVINASPESFFSGSYTATPDIRDRAFAMHDRGADFIDIGARSTAPGAPPLTVAGEAERIDSALGELDGSGLTISVDTMHPEVLRVCLKHEIHAINDINGLADREYATIATDSGLPVFAMASVARPGDAVGFDATMQALATVVGRCEEHEIEEFILDPGVGRWIPERGSEEDWELCRNFHAFTAFDRPLLAAVSRKSLLGDLLGKPPEERLAGTLALTMMLVERGAAVVRSHDVAETADLLAVYQKMVEQ
- the folD gene encoding bifunctional methylenetetrahydrofolate dehydrogenase/methenyltetrahydrofolate cyclohydrolase FolD, giving the protein MILDGKKVSEKRLEILKERIEESGLYPRLATIIVGEDPGSQLYVRMKHRACERVGIGSIGIELPEDTTTERLLETVARLNNDPDINGILVQLPLPKQIDTTRVIEAVSPEKDVDGFHPYNLGRLLAGTPVYAPCTPKGIMTILAEYGIEIAGKRAVVVGRSIDVGRPMAALLLNADATVTICHSKTQNLADEMRSADILVSAVGKAGFVRADMVKEGATVIDVGINYNENGKLCGDVDFEAVRERAGAITPVPGGVGPMTIATLMEQTFKAAERKACISVL
- the glyA gene encoding serine hydroxymethyltransferase gives rise to the protein MSSLAEFDPEVADLIECERLRQLNGLELIASENVVSKNVLEAMGSIMTNKYAEGYPGKRYYGGCEYHDVVENLARDRLCELFGAEHANVQPHSGSQANQAVYFAYLNYKDRIMSQNLSQGGHLSHGSPVNISGKWYSIFQYGVDPETETLDYANLEAMARIVKPSMIVCGASAYPREIDFKAFQEIAESVDAYCMADIAHIAGLCATGYHNSPVGVVDFVTTTTHKTLRGPRGGAIMCRKEDAPAIDKSVFPGMQGGPLMHVITAKAVCFKEAMHPSFKEYCGQVIKNAKAIADVLAEEGLDIVSGGTDNHLILLDLTGLSTNGDHLTGLAAENALGEAGITVNKNTIPREQLSPFVTSGLRIGTPAVTSRGMKEAEMKQIAYWIARVLKDIARDKTSKKAISEVKAEVTALASRYPLYPEVI